A window of the Citrus sinensis cultivar Valencia sweet orange chromosome 9, DVS_A1.0, whole genome shotgun sequence genome harbors these coding sequences:
- the LOC127899679 gene encoding probable glutathione S-transferase, whose translation MAEVKLHGALLSPFVYRVIWALKLKGVPYEFVAEDLSNKSALLLKHNPVHKKIPVLVHGGKPVCESMVILEYIEETWPQNPLMPNNPYDRALARFWIKFAEDKGVAVWKMFRSTGQELQNTMKEALEMLQTVEEHGLGEKKFFNGDNIGLVDLAFGSIVYWLQVIEDVAGVKIFESHKFPHLHAWIENFKQVPVIEEKLPNQDELLVALKLRREQLMASA comes from the exons ATGGCTGAAGTGAAGCTTCATGGGGCACTGCTGAGTCCATTTGTTTACAGGGTGATTTGGGctctgaaattgaaaggcgTGCCATATGAATTTGTTGCAGAAGATCTCTCAAACAAAAGTGCTTTGCTTTTGAAGCACAATCCGGTTCACAAGAAGATCCCAGTGCTTGTCCATGGCGGAAAACCAGTTTGTGAGTCCATGGTTATTCTCGAATACATCGAAGAGACGTGGCCACAGAATCCCTTGATGCCAAATAATCCTTATGATAGAGCTCTTGCTCGATTCTGGATTAAATTCGCCGAAGACAAG GGTGTTGCTGTTTGGAAAATGTTTCGTAGCACTGGACAAGAACTACAAAACACAATGAAGGAAGCCTTGGAAATGCTACAAACCGTTGAAGAGCATGGCTTGGGAGAGAAAAAATTTTTCAATGGAGACAATATTGGCTTAGTGGACCTAGCGTTTGGTTCAATTGTTTATTGGTTGCAAGTCATTGAAGATGTAGCGggagttaaaatatttgaatcaCACAAATTCCCTCACTTGCATGCCtggattgaaaatttcaagcaagTCCCTGTGATTGAAGAAAAGCTTCCTAATCAGGATGAACTATTGGTTGCTCTCAAACTTCGTCGTGAACAGTTGATGGCTTCTGCTTGA